A region from the Aegilops tauschii subsp. strangulata cultivar AL8/78 chromosome 5, Aet v6.0, whole genome shotgun sequence genome encodes:
- the LOC141022174 gene encoding uncharacterized protein: MVSALTGPMFSAAAAAAIAPNSVAAVAPAPVTAPASPFLSSRPLVSVYTGQSSMVGASSDQPPPPSPVAPPLVPGDPSYAGPWMGSATYGPYGAAPPPPAGPYGAAPVPAGSLPYGPYGAAPPSTGHYGAPPAPGAAYNAAYGASPYAAAAAAPPAAVTAAPYASSNPQPYAAAPGAANAGSDRAPPPPLPYGGYYPPAMAASGGSSHMSYYTSPPPADHAVASAPFYFVHLIPVKLTTDNYLSWRAQVLPLLRSRYLEGYVDGSLPCPPPHHPAYHAWVAQDQAILSAIQSSLTEAVSSLVLFTATSQEAWSALHTSFASQQQARAHTLRTELGETKLLDLSITDYFSKMTRLADTLASIGQPLRKEDFTTFVMNGRDDDYDNLAENINGRDTPLEPRELYARLLATEQRVKSRRTNPSFIAANAATRGKGKPFKSSAAGKSVPLTSQAPRSPAAAPFPPTGGGRSCACCPSCGVELPCQLCNIPGHVASRCHRRFK; encoded by the coding sequence ATGGTATCAGCCCTAACCGGTCCTATGTtttccgctgccgccgccgccgcgatcGCACCGAACTccgtcgccgccgtcgcgccggccCCTGTCACGGCGCCTGCATCGCCGTTCCTCTCCTCGCGCCCCCTGGTCTCGGTCTACACCGGCCAGTCCTCGATGGTGGGCGCCTCCTCGGATCAGCCACCGCCGCCGTCACCGGTCGCGCCTCCGCTGGTCCCGGGAGATCCTTCGTACGCTGGTCCCTGGATGGGATCGGCGACCTACGGGCCCTACGGGGCCGCTCCCCCGCCGCCAGCAGGCCCCTACGGGGCGGCGCCTGTCCCTGCCGGATCGCTGCCCTACGGCCCCTACGGGGCGGCTCCTCCGTCGACGGGCCACTACGGGGCGCCGCCTGCACCCGGTGCCGCGTATAACGCGGCGTATGGCGCCTCGCCCTACGCGGCCGCTGCGGCTGCACCTCCTGCCGCCGTCACAGCGGCGCCCTACGCGTCTTCAAACCCGCAACCCTATGCGGCTGCACCTGGCGCCGCGAACGCCGGGTCGGACAGGGCTCCGCCACCGCCATTGCCCTACGGCGGCTACTACCCTCCGGCCATGGCTGCATCTGGTGGTTCATCCCACATGAGCTACTACACGTCGCCTCCTCCTGCTGATCATGCCGTGGCCAGTGCGCCGTTCTACTTCGTGCATCTAATCCCAGTGAAGCTGACGACGGACAATTATTTGTCGTGGCGTGCACAGGTGCTGCCACTTCTCCGCAGTCGCTACCTGGAGGGTTACGTCGACGGTTCCTTGCCGTGTCCTCCACCACATCACCCGGCATACCATGCGTGGGTGGCTCAGGATCAGGCCATCCTTTCGGCGATCCAGTCGTCACTCACCGAGGCAGTGTCCTCCTTGGTCCTCTTCACTGCCACGTCCCAGGAGGCGTGGTCTGCCCTTCACACCAGCTTCGCATCTCAGCAGCAGGCCCGTGCTCACACTCTTCGTACGGAGCTGGGGGAGACCAAGCTTCTTGACCTCAGCATTACCGACTACTTCAGCAAGATGACGCGTCTCGCAGACACTTTGGCCTCCATTGGTCAACCGCTTCGCAAAGAGGATTTCACCACTTTCGTCATGAACGGCCGGGACGACGACTATGATAACCTTGCTGAGAACATCAATGGTCGTGATACTCCACTTGAACCCCGTGAGCTCTACGCCCGCCTCCTTGCCACGGAACAGCGCGTCAAGTCCCGCCGTACCAACCCGAGTTTCATTGCTGCCAACGCTGCCACTCGTGGAAAAGGGAAGCCCTTCAAGTCATCTGCAGCGGGTAAATCAGTACCACTGACTTCACAGGCTCCGCGGTCGCCTGCCGCTGCCCCCTTCCCCCCGACCGGGGGTGGCCGTTCGTGtgcttgctgcccttcatgtggTGTTGAGCTCCCCTGCCAACTGTGTAACATTCCAGGTCACGTTGCTTCCCGTTGTCATCGCCGCTTCAAGTAG
- the LOC123494101 gene encoding uncharacterized protein has translation MAANEGADGHEAAYDPMKDPTRKPHRSNDSGWKYGYWLSPPSRESVVCNLCGKITTRGIKRHKEHLAGCGGDATGCPKAITQIIREMTKYLEQNRRNKGIDDDENNNEVVEDSSQEEQEREYVNIQWALFFYECGIPFNAASSRQFEVAIAASCQYGSGCKPPSAYELRLNACVKETSTLRKQHEAAWKQYGCTLMSDGWSDKRGRPLINFLVNSPEGTFFLESVDASSEPHDAQMIADLLEKGIMEIEKENVVQVVTENGVNYKAAGHLLELRFPTLYWSPCACHCLDLMLEDIGKLKAFKKPIARARRVTTFIYRHGRILSLMRKATNGLDLLRPAATRFATAFLTLKSLVRHKAALRSMFTCAAWAGSKVAKTQAGLNVQDIVLSAEWWHSIEDYLRASTPLLRVLRVADGDEKPAMPEITTLMLYAKERINQSFPQQNKQPLLKNILGIVENRWETQMDHPLYGAALYLSPGKFFPIVKRNYDALYGELRSCFNDVLAKMAHIVV, from the exons ATGGCTGCAAATGAAGGGGCTGATGGACATGAGGCCGCCTATGATCCAATGAAAGATCCAACAAGGAAGCCACATCGGTCAAATGATTCGGGATGGAAGTATGGGTATTGGCTCAGTCCTCCCAGTCGGGAATCTGTTGTGTGCAATCTTTGTGGTAAGATAACTACTAGAGGAATCAAGAGGCACAAGGAGCATCTTGCTGGCTGTGGTGGAGATGCGACTGGTTGTCCTAAGGCTATCACCCAAATTATAAGAGAGATGACAAAATATTTGGAGCAAAACAGGAGGAACAAGGGAATAGATGATGATGAGAATAATAATGAGGTTGTGGAG GACAGCAGCCAAGAGGAACAAGAGAGGGAATATGTGAATATCCAGTGGGCATTGTTTTTCTATGAGTGTGGCATTCCATTCAATGCTGCAAGCAGTAGACAATTTGAGGTTGCAATTGCAGCTTCTTGTCAATACGGTTCAGGTTGCAAGCCTCCTAGTGCCTATGAGCTGAGGCTTAATGCTTGTGTCAAGGAAACTAGTACTTTGAGGAAGCAACACGAGGCAGCATGGAAACAATATGGATGCACACTCATGTCGGATGGCTGGTCAGATAAAAGGGGTCGCCCCTTGATCAACTTCCTTGTTAACAGTCCGGAGGGCACTTTCTTCTTGGAGTCGGTTGATGCCTCAAGTGAACCACATGATGCTCAAATGATAGCTGATCTGCTAGAGAAGGGAATTATGGAAATTGAGAAAGAAAATGTTGTGCAAGTTGTCACCGAAAATGGTGTGAACTACAAGGCAGCAGGCCACCTTCTAGAGTTGAGGTTCCCTACACTATATTGGAGTCCTTGTGCATGTCATTGCTTGGATCTAATGCTGGAAGACATAGGGAAGTTGAAGGCATTCAAGAAGCCTATTGCACGGGCTAGACGTGTCACAACTTTCATCTATAGGCATGGAAGAATTCTTAGTCTAATGAGGAAGGCGACGAATGGGCTAGATCTTCTGAGACCTGCAGCCACTCGTTTCGCCACGGCCTTCCTTACACTGAAGAGTTTGGTGAGGCACAAGGCAGCTTTGAGAAGTATGTTTACATGTGCAGCATGGGCTGGAAGCAAAGTGGCAAAAACACAAGCTGGCTTGAATGTGCAAGACATTGTGCTCTCAGCTGAGTGGTGGCATTCAATTGAGGACTACCTTAGAGCTTCAACACCGCTTCTTCGAGTGCTTAGGGTAGCGGATGGTGATGAGAAGCCTGCCATGCCAGAGATTACAACACTTATGCTTTATGCAAAGGAAAGGATCAATCAAAGCTTCCCCCAACAAAATAAGCAACCTTTGCTTAAGAACATCTTGGGCATTGTTGAGAACCGTTGGGAGACTCAAATGGATCATCCATTGTATGGGGCTGCCCTATATTTGAGCCCAGGAAAGTTTTTCCCTATTGTAAAGAGGAATTATGATGCCTTGTATGGGGAGCTAAGGAGCTGCTTTAATGATGTGCTTGCAAAAATG GCTCATATTGTGGTTTGA
- the LOC109772543 gene encoding pathogenesis-related protein 1, with protein sequence MEYSPKIAALLLLALASAMVVVTAQNSPQDFVDPHNAARADVGVGPVTWDDNVAAYAQNYAEQRRGDCQLVHSGGQYGENIYGGRGGGADWTAADAVQAWVSEKQYYDHGSNSCSAPADKSCLHYTQVVWRDSTAIGCARVVCDGGDGLFIICSYNPPGNYEGVSPY encoded by the coding sequence ATGGAGTACTCGCCGAAGATAGCAGCACTGCTGCTCTTAGCTCTCGCGTCCGCCATGGTGGTCGTCACGGCGCAGAACTCGCCGCAGGACTTCGTGGACCCCCACAACGCTGCGCGCGCCGACGTGGGCGTCGGGCCGGTGACCTGGGACGACAACGTGGCTGCGTACGCGCAGAACTACGCGGAGCAGCGCCGCGGCGACTGCCAGCTGGTACATTCGGGCGGGCAGTACGGGGAGAACATCTacggaggccgcggcggcggggccgaCTGGACGGCGGCGGACGCCGTGCAAGCGTGGGTCTCGGAGAAGCAGTACTACGACCACGGCAGCAACAGCTGCTCGGCGCCGGCGGACAAGTCGTGCTTGCACTACACGCAGGTGGTGTGGCGCGACTCGACGGCCATCGGCTGCGCCCGCGTCGTCTGCGACGGCGGCGACGGCCTGTTCATCATCTGCAGCTACAACCCGCCGGGCAACTACGAGGGGGTGAGCCCATACTag